One region of Thermus thermamylovorans genomic DNA includes:
- a CDS encoding TolC family protein — MRSALFLAALLGPALAQPLAEALQKAPETPGVVTARLEREARARDLERTLQDPLRTLLAELQARQAEALARARLKRALAQAQSEIASAYAQAQEALLQVALAEKALEVAELALRAAEIRAQGGGATALEVLEAQNRALEARKNLELARSGREAALAALANLVGPWTPEGVGEVPPLPEPEVVEGLLRAHADLLSLRQSLELVRFQRGLLDESFVPRREIEALEDQARLLEENLQALERSLRVGLQARYDQLPPLLQGIRAAEEALRAARERLEAEQARFQAGLASRLALLQQELALLQAELAFAQAKHGYLKAYYGLLASR; from the coding sequence GTGAGAAGCGCCCTCTTCCTGGCCGCCCTGCTGGGCCCCGCCCTGGCCCAGCCCCTGGCCGAGGCCCTGCAAAAGGCCCCCGAGACCCCTGGGGTGGTGACCGCCCGCCTGGAGCGCGAGGCCCGGGCCCGGGACCTGGAGCGCACCTTGCAGGACCCCCTGCGCACCCTTCTGGCGGAGCTCCAGGCCCGCCAGGCGGAGGCCCTGGCCCGAGCCCGGCTGAAAAGGGCCCTGGCCCAGGCCCAAAGCGAGATCGCCTCCGCCTACGCCCAGGCCCAGGAGGCCCTCCTCCAGGTGGCCCTGGCGGAGAAGGCCCTGGAGGTGGCGGAGCTGGCCCTGCGGGCCGCGGAGATCCGCGCCCAGGGAGGCGGGGCCACGGCCCTGGAGGTCCTGGAGGCGCAAAACCGCGCCCTCGAGGCCCGCAAGAACCTGGAGCTGGCCCGAAGCGGCCGGGAAGCCGCCCTGGCGGCCCTGGCCAACCTGGTGGGCCCCTGGACCCCGGAAGGGGTGGGGGAGGTCCCCCCGCTACCGGAGCCCGAGGTGGTGGAAGGGCTCCTGCGGGCGCACGCCGACCTCCTCTCCCTGCGGCAGTCCCTGGAGCTGGTGCGCTTCCAGCGGGGGCTTCTGGACGAGAGCTTCGTCCCCAGGCGGGAGATCGAGGCCCTGGAGGACCAGGCCCGCCTCCTGGAGGAAAACCTGCAGGCCCTGGAGCGCTCCCTCCGGGTGGGCCTCCAGGCCCGCTACGACCAGCTCCCGCCCCTCCTCCAGGGGATCCGGGCGGCGGAGGAGGCCCTGAGGGCGGCCCGCGAGCGGCTCGAGGCGGAACAGGCCCGCTTCCAGGCGGGGCTCGCGAGCCGCCTGGCCCTCCTGCAGCAGGAGCTCGCCCTGCTGCAGGCGGAGCTCGCCTTCGCCCAGGCCAAGCACGGCTACCTGAAGGCCTACTACGGCCTCCTGGCCTCGAGGTGA
- a CDS encoding efflux RND transporter periplasmic adaptor subunit codes for MRPYLLLLLLVLAACAPRRAEPPQEAPSPPALAAQVRVVEARPGLLEREARASATLRPERESLVAAGASGRVVRALPAGTRVGAGEGVVFLDPAPFREALEGARLALRQAEANLERTRNQLLGSRAALLAQLRAAEVQLEAARRRYVEGQALLQAGALAPLDLQGLEAQLRQAEGAYENAKEALERLERAEDLRLLELQVEAARLQVAQAERALRESVVRAPFAGEVVEVLVREGEFLGTGSPAFRLATPQSLLAKALLPPEEAARLGPGTPFRLVQGGVEAEARLLRRTDLPGQAQLVEVVLQPAEGSGLLPGAAEVRFPLPLAEGVLVPAGALVVRGGEAQVFRVVEGEARSTPVRLLAQEGELAAVAGLPPGSLLVFPVPEGLRDGDRVEVVR; via the coding sequence ATGCGGCCCTACCTGCTGCTCCTCCTTCTGGTCCTCGCCGCCTGCGCCCCCCGGCGGGCCGAGCCCCCCCAGGAGGCCCCCTCCCCCCCGGCCCTGGCGGCCCAGGTGCGGGTGGTGGAGGCCCGGCCGGGCCTCCTGGAACGGGAGGCCCGGGCCTCGGCCACCCTGCGGCCCGAGCGGGAGAGCCTGGTGGCCGCCGGGGCCTCGGGCCGGGTGGTGCGGGCCCTTCCCGCGGGCACCCGGGTGGGGGCGGGGGAAGGGGTGGTCTTCCTGGACCCCGCCCCCTTCCGGGAGGCCCTGGAAGGGGCCCGGCTGGCCCTGAGGCAGGCCGAGGCCAACCTGGAGCGGACCCGGAACCAGCTCTTGGGGAGCCGGGCTGCCCTCCTGGCCCAGCTCCGGGCGGCGGAGGTGCAGCTGGAGGCGGCGAGGAGGCGCTACGTCGAAGGGCAGGCCCTCCTCCAGGCCGGGGCCCTGGCCCCCCTGGACCTCCAGGGCCTGGAGGCCCAGCTCCGCCAGGCGGAGGGCGCCTACGAAAACGCCAAGGAGGCCCTGGAGCGGCTGGAACGGGCCGAGGACCTCAGGCTCCTGGAGCTCCAGGTGGAGGCGGCCCGCCTCCAGGTGGCCCAGGCGGAGCGGGCCCTGCGGGAAAGCGTGGTCCGGGCCCCCTTCGCCGGGGAGGTGGTGGAGGTCCTGGTGCGGGAGGGGGAGTTTTTGGGCACGGGAAGCCCCGCCTTCCGCCTGGCCACGCCCCAAAGCCTCCTGGCCAAGGCCCTCCTGCCCCCGGAGGAGGCGGCCCGCCTGGGGCCGGGAACCCCCTTCCGCCTGGTCCAGGGAGGGGTGGAGGCGGAGGCCCGGCTCCTGCGGCGCACGGACCTTCCCGGGCAGGCCCAGCTGGTGGAGGTGGTCCTGCAGCCCGCCGAGGGGAGCGGCCTCCTGCCGGGGGCGGCGGAGGTCCGCTTCCCCCTGCCCCTGGCGGAGGGCGTCTTGGTCCCCGCGGGGGCCCTGGTGGTCCGGGGCGGGGAGGCCCAGGTCTTCCGGGTGGTGGAGGGGGAGGCCCGTAGCACCCCCGTGCGCCTCCTGGCCCAGGAGGGGGAGCTGGCAGCGGTGGCGGGCCTCCCTCCGGGGAGCCTGCTGGTCTTTCCCGTGCCCGAAGGGCTCAGGGACGGGGATAGGGTGGAGGTGGTGCGGTGA
- a CDS encoding MarR family winged helix-turn-helix transcriptional regulator, whose amino-acid sequence MNGPPAPLVEELSRLGYALMRLLLARAKEAFAREGLSLQQAEVLRLVREGVRLPSRLAEHLEVLPSQVSHLLASLEEGELLQRQPDSLDRRRVHLQLTPKGEEVERRLREAWLLVFGQQLGRLEPSELLLFRDLLKKLTEGERG is encoded by the coding sequence ATGAACGGTCCTCCCGCCCCCCTGGTGGAGGAGCTTTCCCGGCTGGGCTACGCCCTCATGCGCCTCCTTCTGGCCCGGGCCAAAGAAGCCTTCGCCCGGGAGGGGCTTTCCCTGCAGCAGGCCGAGGTGCTCCGCCTGGTGCGGGAAGGGGTGCGGCTCCCTTCCCGGCTCGCCGAGCACCTGGAGGTCCTGCCCTCCCAGGTCTCCCACCTCCTGGCCTCCCTGGAGGAAGGCGAGCTCCTCCAACGCCAGCCCGACTCCCTGGACCGCAGGCGGGTCCACCTGCAGCTCACCCCCAAGGGGGAGGAGGTGGAGCGCCGCCTGCGGGAGGCCTGGCTCCTGGTCTTCGGCCAGCAGTTGGGCCGCCTGGAACCCTCGGAGCTCCTCCTCTTCCGCGACCTCCTCAAGAAGCTCACGGAGGGGGAGCGTGGCTAG
- a CDS encoding TolC family protein gives MARLLSLALLLLPALAQGAFAPLADHPLRRQAEALLLAAQKGLEAQTTPLALNLQGNYARLGYECTPPALCPGLPGEARALTLALVLTPFPFGEVADGVARGRLGVRRAELAYRRVLTGLQAQAVAAHGRYQEARLGLRLAEGGVELAQKALEAARTRGANPREVREAELALLEAQSRLEEARRGLELARRAAEGLVDLEAPLPEIPPPQGTTPLALEEARLALLEAETALRSAGRGLLPTLQGSYLLYPSGQDTLALTLSSRTLQPTLSYTRQDPPRPPTAVPGGSYRVREELRLSLSLTLSPALFAALEAAEAQAQGAREALRAAEAQARLQEASLQAALAGAERALAQARARLEAEERSLEEARRRLELGLESPLGLLQAELARMQAELNRLRAENERRNRIMELYQFYGEILPEVTR, from the coding sequence GTGGCTAGGCTCCTATCCCTGGCCCTCCTCCTCCTGCCCGCCCTGGCCCAGGGGGCCTTCGCCCCCCTCGCGGACCACCCCCTCCGGCGCCAGGCGGAAGCCCTCCTCCTGGCGGCGCAAAAGGGCCTGGAGGCCCAGACCACACCCCTGGCCCTGAACCTCCAGGGCAACTACGCCCGCCTCGGCTACGAGTGCACCCCCCCCGCCCTCTGCCCGGGCCTCCCCGGGGAGGCCCGGGCCCTCACCCTGGCCCTGGTCCTCACCCCCTTCCCCTTCGGGGAGGTGGCGGACGGGGTGGCGCGGGGCAGGCTCGGGGTGCGGCGGGCGGAGCTGGCCTACCGCCGCGTCCTGACGGGGCTCCAGGCCCAGGCGGTAGCGGCCCACGGCCGCTACCAGGAAGCCCGCCTGGGCCTGCGCCTGGCGGAAGGGGGGGTGGAGCTGGCCCAGAAGGCCCTGGAGGCCGCCCGCACCCGGGGGGCCAACCCCCGGGAGGTGCGGGAGGCGGAGCTTGCCCTCCTGGAGGCCCAAAGCCGCCTGGAGGAGGCCCGAAGGGGCCTGGAGCTCGCCCGGCGGGCAGCGGAGGGGCTGGTGGACCTGGAGGCCCCCCTTCCCGAGATCCCCCCGCCCCAGGGGACGACTCCCCTGGCCCTGGAGGAGGCGCGGCTCGCCCTCCTGGAGGCGGAGACGGCCCTGAGGAGCGCCGGCAGGGGCCTCCTGCCCACCCTCCAGGGGAGCTACCTCCTCTACCCCAGCGGCCAGGACACCCTGGCCCTCACCCTCTCCAGCCGCACCCTCCAGCCCACCCTGAGCTACACCCGCCAGGACCCCCCCCGCCCCCCCACGGCGGTGCCCGGGGGCAGCTACCGGGTGCGGGAGGAGCTCCGCCTCTCCCTCTCCCTCACCCTCTCCCCCGCCCTCTTCGCCGCCCTGGAGGCGGCGGAGGCCCAGGCGCAGGGGGCCCGGGAGGCCCTGAGGGCCGCGGAGGCGCAGGCCCGCCTGCAGGAGGCGAGCCTCCAGGCCGCCCTGGCGGGCGCCGAGCGGGCCTTGGCCCAGGCCCGGGCCCGCCTGGAGGCCGAGGAGCGGAGCCTGGAGGAGGCCCGCAGGCGCCTGGAGCTCGGCCTGGAAAGCCCCCTGGGCCTCCTGCAGGCCGAGCTTGCCCGCATGCAGGCGGAGCTCAACCGGCTCCGCGCCGAAAACGAAAGGAGAAACCGCATCATGGAGCTTTACCAGTTCTACGGGGAGATCCTTCCGGAGGTGACCCGGTGA
- the cdd gene encoding cytidine deaminase produces MEKVREILLAHLERAYAPYSGFPVVALVEAEGEMFLGVNVENASFPLSQCAERNAVAAMVLAGKRRIDRVHVYSPRGPIPPCGGCRQVLFEFGGAGAEVVLHGPEGYRVHRLGELLPWGFRLGQKDP; encoded by the coding sequence ATGGAGAAGGTTAGGGAGATCCTCCTGGCCCACCTGGAGCGGGCCTACGCCCCTTACTCGGGGTTTCCCGTGGTGGCCCTGGTGGAGGCGGAAGGGGAGATGTTTTTGGGGGTCAACGTGGAGAACGCCTCCTTCCCCCTCTCCCAGTGCGCGGAGCGCAACGCGGTGGCGGCCATGGTCCTGGCGGGGAAGAGGCGCATTGACCGCGTCCACGTCTATAGTCCCCGGGGCCCCATCCCCCCCTGCGGGGGGTGCCGCCAGGTCCTCTTCGAGTTCGGGGGGGCCGGGGCCGAAGTGGTCCTCCACGGCCCCGAGGGGTACCGGGTCCACCGCCTGGGGGAGCTTTTGCCTTGGGGGTTCCGCCTGGGCCAGAAGGACCCTTAG
- a CDS encoding sialidase family protein, translating into MGRIGRRVFLPLALAVLAGLVLAQSGRLRPQVFPDLQPRHNLLAPIKDLLSGRAWLVLEGIDPALQRRPGWDLLTRLDWPSLGGAMITPSGAPALQAAAVGALVPFREPSPALSRNLLITRDFSFTPFQTEPHLAVNPLDPDHLVVAVIDYNFPSLVTYVSYDGGETWQGPFLAPYPHEDRSSAGDPVLAFDRQGRLFLAGISLAVEEFSLGPIGVVALVSRITVSGSADGGETWPRVVPAASSRVDTRGVSLDRFGRLRGQVVAGFLDKPWLASGPDPENPDRDNLYVVYTEFKQVDEIFYLGEVPALVPQEVQTTIQLVRSIDGGRTWSAPVNVSPTVRRGFGHLAPPGQPSVQQPTEHAVAGTKRVVQGAQVAVAPDGTVYVAWLDTTDDDSFKGQAEIHVARSEDGGKTFVHLGPAATFRELPFRPRTAFFRYWGSNFPQLAVGPEGEVYLVYGALPPDDPRDDGDIYFVRSLDRGATWSAPLRLGGDDRGGTQFFPAIAVDPKGGIHVMWGDTRHDPAGLRYHIYYTRSLDRGETWGFAMEVQGQRLEAPDTRVTDFASNPNRAFPFGLFIGDYFSIRATEEDVYLVWPDARLGEFGPPNQKIGFARLRPIPSPQVAVFPPAGPGGQLVTVQGFNFQPETHLLIQLGDAIIASARSNLEGRFTAQIYMPLTAEGPQNLRVYDASGNFAQASFFTEFGFNNVQTFYQEVLRQLEELNRNLKNAP; encoded by the coding sequence ATGGGAAGGATAGGACGGCGGGTTTTCCTACCCCTGGCGTTGGCGGTGCTGGCGGGGTTGGTTCTGGCGCAAAGCGGCCGTTTAAGGCCCCAGGTGTTTCCAGACCTGCAGCCCAGGCACAACCTCCTGGCTCCCATCAAGGACCTCCTTTCCGGGCGGGCCTGGCTGGTCCTGGAGGGGATTGATCCTGCTCTGCAGCGCCGCCCCGGTTGGGACCTTCTCACCCGCCTGGACTGGCCCAGCCTGGGCGGGGCGATGATCACCCCCAGCGGGGCCCCGGCCCTGCAGGCGGCGGCCGTAGGAGCCCTGGTGCCTTTCCGGGAGCCCTCGCCGGCCCTGAGCCGCAACCTTCTCATCACCCGCGACTTCAGCTTCACCCCCTTCCAGACGGAACCCCACCTGGCGGTGAACCCCCTGGACCCCGACCACCTGGTGGTGGCGGTGATCGACTACAACTTCCCTTCCCTGGTAACCTACGTGAGCTACGACGGGGGGGAGACCTGGCAGGGCCCCTTCTTGGCCCCCTACCCCCACGAGGACCGCTCCAGCGCCGGGGACCCGGTTCTGGCCTTTGACCGCCAGGGCCGCCTCTTCCTGGCGGGGATCTCCCTGGCCGTAGAGGAGTTCAGCCTGGGGCCCATCGGGGTGGTGGCCCTGGTCTCCCGGATCACCGTCTCCGGCTCGGCGGACGGGGGGGAGACCTGGCCCAGGGTGGTTCCCGCTGCCTCCAGCCGGGTGGACACCCGGGGGGTATCCCTGGACCGCTTCGGCCGCCTCCGGGGCCAGGTGGTGGCAGGGTTTTTGGACAAACCCTGGCTGGCCTCGGGGCCGGACCCCGAGAACCCGGATCGGGACAACCTCTACGTGGTTTATACAGAGTTCAAGCAGGTGGACGAGATCTTCTACCTCGGCGAGGTGCCCGCCCTGGTGCCCCAGGAGGTGCAGACCACCATCCAGCTGGTGCGCTCCATCGATGGGGGGCGCACTTGGAGCGCCCCCGTCAACGTGAGCCCCACGGTGCGGCGGGGCTTTGGCCACCTCGCTCCTCCCGGCCAGCCCTCTGTCCAGCAGCCCACAGAGCACGCGGTGGCTGGGACCAAGCGGGTGGTCCAGGGGGCCCAGGTGGCCGTGGCCCCGGACGGCACGGTTTACGTAGCCTGGCTGGACACCACCGATGACGACAGCTTCAAGGGCCAGGCGGAGATCCACGTGGCCCGCTCGGAGGATGGGGGGAAGACCTTCGTCCACCTGGGTCCGGCAGCTACCTTCCGCGAACTTCCCTTCCGCCCCCGCACCGCCTTCTTCCGCTATTGGGGTTCCAACTTCCCCCAACTGGCCGTGGGACCGGAGGGCGAGGTCTACCTGGTCTACGGCGCCCTGCCCCCCGACGATCCCCGGGACGATGGGGACATTTACTTCGTCCGCTCCCTGGACCGGGGAGCCACCTGGAGCGCCCCCCTCCGCCTGGGGGGGGACGACCGGGGCGGGACCCAGTTCTTCCCGGCCATCGCCGTGGACCCCAAGGGGGGCATCCACGTGATGTGGGGGGATACCCGCCATGACCCCGCTGGGCTCCGCTACCACATCTACTACACCCGCTCCTTGGACCGGGGGGAGACCTGGGGGTTCGCCATGGAGGTCCAGGGGCAAAGGCTGGAAGCCCCCGACACCCGGGTGACCGACTTCGCCTCCAACCCCAACCGGGCCTTTCCCTTTGGCCTCTTCATCGGGGACTATTTCTCTATCCGGGCCACGGAGGAAGACGTCTACCTGGTCTGGCCCGATGCCCGCCTGGGGGAGTTCGGCCCCCCTAACCAGAAGATCGGCTTCGCCCGCCTCAGGCCCATCCCCTCGCCGCAGGTGGCGGTGTTCCCTCCCGCGGGCCCGGGCGGCCAGCTGGTGACCGTCCAGGGCTTCAACTTCCAGCCCGAAACCCATCTGCTCATCCAGCTGGGGGACGCTATCATCGCCTCGGCCCGGAGCAATCTGGAGGGCCGCTTCACCGCCCAGATCTACATGCCCCTCACCGCGGAGGGCCCCCAGAACCTCAGGGTCTACGACGCTTCGGGGAACTTCGCCCAGGCTTCCTTCTTCACCGAGTTCGGCTTCAACAACGTGCAGACCTTTTACCAGGAGGTCTTGCGGCAGCTGGAGGAGTTGAACCGGAATCTCAAGAATGCCCCCTAG
- a CDS encoding S41 family peptidase codes for MKRVWTCLLGVLFALALAQEERPCPTPEPPVPPRPEAPLAMPEEFRRALFEAVWEAVRNFYLFPDYRGTDWLKIRQDYEPRVLGTVNAWEVYALLEEMVASLQDPATRFIGPLVVEQAVLQDPAYGGIGALLDRSWAEREGAGLKVVYVFQQGPAARAGLKARDRILAVDGDPCPTVEKIRGAVGTEVRLRVASPGEGSREMVLVRERITPLILPEAQRLPFAPAYGYLRLLSLEDPQGVPAQVELELARLLQGPPLQGLILDLRGLGGGTPGALFGVLGQFASGRLGALYSRTETVTLEVRPGRLFPSLQGLPLAVLVDGETWGAAEVLAAYLQAHREAKVVGSPTPGQTQGVEVLDFPDNSILVLRVFGYALPDGTPLEGRGLKPDAVVEADWLSFSLSQDPHLLKALELLGHTPPPGR; via the coding sequence ATGAAAAGGGTCTGGACGTGCCTTTTAGGCGTGCTGTTCGCCCTGGCCTTGGCCCAGGAGGAGCGGCCCTGCCCTACCCCAGAACCCCCTGTCCCGCCCCGTCCGGAAGCTCCCCTGGCCATGCCAGAGGAGTTCCGGCGGGCCCTCTTCGAAGCCGTCTGGGAAGCGGTCCGGAACTTTTACCTCTTCCCCGACTACCGGGGGACCGACTGGCTAAAGATCCGGCAGGACTACGAACCGCGGGTCCTGGGCACGGTCAACGCCTGGGAGGTCTACGCCCTTCTGGAGGAAATGGTGGCCAGCCTCCAGGATCCCGCCACCCGCTTTATCGGCCCCTTAGTGGTGGAACAGGCGGTGTTGCAGGATCCAGCCTACGGCGGCATCGGAGCCCTTTTGGACCGTTCCTGGGCAGAAAGGGAAGGAGCTGGCCTAAAGGTAGTGTACGTCTTCCAGCAGGGGCCCGCGGCCCGAGCCGGACTCAAGGCCCGGGACCGCATCCTGGCAGTAGACGGCGATCCCTGCCCCACGGTGGAAAAGATCCGCGGGGCCGTGGGCACCGAGGTGCGCCTCCGGGTAGCCTCCCCCGGGGAAGGGTCACGGGAGATGGTTCTCGTCCGGGAACGGATCACCCCCCTGATCCTGCCTGAGGCCCAGCGGCTTCCCTTCGCCCCCGCCTATGGCTATCTGCGGCTTCTCTCCCTCGAGGACCCTCAGGGGGTCCCGGCCCAGGTGGAGCTAGAGCTGGCCCGCCTCCTTCAGGGCCCGCCCCTTCAAGGGCTGATCCTGGACCTTAGGGGCCTGGGGGGAGGAACCCCTGGCGCCCTGTTTGGGGTCCTGGGCCAATTCGCCAGCGGCCGCCTGGGCGCCCTTTACAGCCGCACGGAGACCGTGACCTTGGAGGTCCGGCCCGGACGGCTCTTTCCGTCCCTTCAGGGCCTCCCCCTGGCGGTCTTGGTGGACGGGGAAACCTGGGGGGCCGCCGAGGTGCTGGCCGCCTACCTGCAGGCCCACCGGGAGGCCAAGGTGGTGGGCAGCCCCACCCCAGGACAGACCCAAGGGGTGGAAGTCCTAGACTTTCCCGACAACTCGATCCTGGTCCTTAGGGTCTTCGGGTACGCCCTGCCCGACGGCACGCCCCTTGAGGGCCGGGGCCTCAAGCCGGACGCTGTGGTGGAAGCGGACTGGTTGAGCTTTTCCCTGTCCCAAGACCCTCACCTCCTGAAGGCTCTGGAGCTCTTGGGCCACACCCCGCCCCCCGGCCGCTAA
- a CDS encoding hemolysin family protein, giving the protein MDRPPSRWLFLLPFGSLALAQSQTPSPLDLALLLFLLGLSAFFSASETAFTTLYPWKAKELSETQGGPFRLLAGDITRFLTTILVGNNLVNIAATALVTDLAIRAFGSVGVGLATGVMTFLILFFGEITPKSIAVHHAVGLARLAVWPVYLLSVVLYPLGRLFGLVSGGLLRLLRLEPRNTPLVSEQELRLILAGAEASGAIEAQEEEMIHSILELEETPVREIMTPRVEMVALEAGATLEDFLHLFREHRYSRVPVYRESVDHIVGVAYAKDLLDFHCEEDLKGRTVASIAHPPYFVPENMDAWTLLRELRRRKVHLAIVVDEFGGTAGLVTLEDVMEEIVGEIYDETDEPEDLPIRRLPDGAFSIQAQTPVDEVSEALGVELPEGEYDTLSGFLYERFGRIPGVGESVEWQGFRFVVESADQRRIERVRVERLVEHGEG; this is encoded by the coding sequence ATGGACCGGCCTCCCAGTCGGTGGCTCTTCCTCCTGCCCTTCGGTTCCCTGGCCCTGGCTCAATCCCAGACCCCAAGCCCCTTGGACCTCGCCCTCCTCCTCTTCCTCCTTGGCCTTTCCGCCTTCTTCTCCGCCAGCGAGACCGCCTTCACCACCCTTTACCCCTGGAAGGCCAAGGAGCTCTCCGAGACCCAGGGGGGGCCCTTCCGCCTCCTGGCGGGGGACATCACCCGCTTCCTCACCACCATCCTGGTGGGCAACAACCTGGTGAACATCGCCGCCACCGCCCTGGTCACCGACCTGGCCATCCGGGCCTTCGGCTCGGTGGGGGTGGGCCTGGCCACCGGGGTCATGACCTTCCTCATCCTCTTCTTTGGGGAGATCACCCCTAAGTCCATCGCCGTGCACCACGCGGTGGGGCTGGCCCGCCTGGCGGTCTGGCCCGTCTACCTCCTCTCCGTGGTCCTCTACCCCCTGGGCCGCCTCTTCGGCCTGGTCTCCGGGGGCCTCCTGCGGCTTTTGCGCCTGGAGCCCAGGAACACCCCCCTTGTCTCCGAGCAGGAGCTCAGGCTCATCCTGGCGGGGGCCGAGGCCTCGGGGGCCATCGAGGCCCAGGAGGAGGAGATGATCCACTCCATCCTGGAGCTGGAGGAGACCCCGGTGCGGGAGATCATGACCCCCCGGGTGGAGATGGTGGCCCTCGAGGCCGGGGCCACCCTGGAGGACTTTCTCCACCTCTTCCGCGAGCACCGCTACAGCCGGGTGCCCGTCTACCGGGAGAGCGTGGACCACATCGTGGGGGTAGCCTACGCCAAGGACCTCCTGGACTTTCACTGCGAGGAGGACCTCAAGGGACGCACCGTGGCCTCCATCGCCCACCCCCCTTACTTCGTGCCCGAAAACATGGATGCCTGGACCCTCCTGCGGGAACTCCGCCGCAGGAAGGTGCACCTGGCCATCGTGGTGGACGAGTTCGGGGGCACGGCGGGGCTGGTGACCCTGGAGGACGTGATGGAGGAGATCGTGGGGGAGATCTACGACGAAACCGACGAGCCCGAGGACCTGCCCATCAGGCGGCTTCCCGACGGGGCCTTTTCCATCCAGGCCCAGACCCCCGTGGACGAGGTCTCCGAGGCCCTGGGGGTGGAGCTCCCCGAGGGGGAGTACGACACCCTCTCGGGCTTCCTCTACGAGCGCTTCGGCCGCATCCCCGGGGTGGGGGAGAGCGTGGAGTGGCAGGGCTTCCGCTTCGTGGTGGAGAGCGCCGACCAAAGGCGCATCGAGCGGGTCCGCGTGGAGAGGCTCGTGGAGCATGGAGAAGGTTAG